The Paraburkholderia agricolaris genome includes the window ATCGTGTCGGCGCGATCCAGCAGCTTGAGCGTGTACGGCGCGGTAACGGTAATGCCGCCGGCGGCGCGAATCGGACCAGGCTCACTCGCACATACCGCAAAGCGATACCAGTCCACGCCGAGTTCGGGACGTTCGAGCGCGAACAGTTCGGTCACGCAGCCGAATTCGAACGTACAGAGCCGGTCGTAAGCCAGTGCAACAACGAGATGATTTTGCATGGCGTGATGTTACCGGATATTGACGATTACGCCACTTATCCGGCAACTCAGGTACCGCGACAATGAAGGCTCCTGAATCGCCTCGCGATGCCTTCACGCTCACTCCCTACCGGAACCTTGCCATGCCCGATCACAACGCGGTCTCCTCCACCAACCCCGTCACCGCTATCGCCGCTGCCGATAGCACCGCCGCCGTCGCTCACTTCCAGGCGTCGCTGCAATTCGAAACCGATTGCGCCGACGTCAGCGCGGCATTCGCGAGCGGCACGCCCGGCTTCGTGCTGCTCGACGTGCGTAGCCCGGCGCTGTTCGAACAAGGCCACGTGCCGGGCGCGCTGAACCTGCCGCACGGCAAAATCGTGGCGTCGAAGCTCGCGGCTTACCCGCCGGACACGCTCTTCGTCACCTACTGCGCGGGTCCGCACTGCAACGGCGCCGCACGCGGCGCGCTGCGTCTCGCGCAACTGGGACGGCCCGTCAAATTGATGATCGGCGGCGTCACGGGCTGGCTCGACGAGGGGTTCGCCCTGGCTTGAAGCACGGTCAAATTACCGCCAGGCTGCAGCCAGACGCGGGAGGATCAAACCCCATCACTAACATATTGAAAATCAATTAAATAAACGCCGCGAACTGTCGATAACAGGTTCAGCCGCTTCCCTTTCGCGGTTGGACTTAACATGCAGAGCTCATACAATTTTTGGCTGGTTGTAATCTCGTTCCTCGTCGCGGCGCTAGCGTCCTATACGGCGCTCGATTTGACAGGCCGCATCTTCACGCTGGCATCGGTTCGTCTGCGGCGCGCGTGGCGCCTGGGCGGCGCAGCGGCGCTCGGTGTCGGGATCTGGTCGATGCACTTCATCGCGATGCTCGCCTTTTCGCTGCCGATCCCGCTCGGCTACGATTTCGCGACGACCGCTTTTTCGCTCGGCCTCGCGATCGGCGTCTCGTATCTGGCACTGGTCGTGACGACCCAGACGCGGCTTACCCCGCTTCGGCTCGTAGCCGGCGGCGTGCTGATGGGCTTCGGCATTGCCGGCATGCACTACACCGGCATGGCCGCCATGCAGATGGCGCCGGGCATCCATTACCGTCCGGCCTGGTTCGCCGCTTCGCTGGTGATCGCGATCGGCGCGTCGACCGCCGCGCTATGGATGGCGCGCGCACTCAGTAACGACGACGAACGCCACGTCGTGCACAAACGCTTCGGCGCCGCGCTGGTGATGGGCGTCGCGATCAGCGGCATGCATTACACCGGCATGGCGGCCGCCGAGTTTCTGCCGGGCGCCGTGTGCGGCGCGGCTAAGGGCGTGAACGCCGAATGGCTGGCGACCTCGGTGATCCTGTTCACGTTTGCGATTCTGATCGTGACGCTGATGTTGTCGCGTTTCGATGCGCGCACCAGCTTCCTGATCGGCTCGGTATCGAAACTGAACGGTCAGATCGTGCGGCTCGCCACCCTCGACACGCTGACCGGCCTGCCCAACCGCAGCACGCTCACCGACCGCATCGAACACGCGATTCATGGCGCGCGCCGGCAGCGTTCGCTGTTCGCCATTCTGTTCATGGATCTCGACGGCTTCAAGACCATTAACGATTCGCTCGGCCACTCGGCCGGCGACGAAGTGCTGTCCGCGTTCGCCCAGCGTCTCCTGCTATGCGTGCGTGCAAGCGACACCGTCGCCCGTCTGGGCGGCGACGAGTTCGTCGTGCTGTCCGAAAACCTGGATTCACGCGAAGATGCCGGCACGATCGCCGAAGGCGTGCTCGACCGGATGCGCCGCGGCATCTGGACCGACTCGCAGCCGCTGCAGGTGATGCCGAGCATCGGCATCGCGCTCTACCCGCACGACGGCGACAGCGTCGACACGCTGCTCAAACATGCCGACGCGGCCATGTATGAAGCCAAGCGCGCGGGCCGCAGCACCTATCGCTTCTTCGAACAAAGCATGAACGAAGCCGCGACGCGTACGCTGCAAATTCAGAGTGCGCTGCATGAAGCGCTCACCGCCGGACATTTCTCGCTGCACTTCCAGCCGAAGTTCCACGGCAGCGGCGACTCGCTGGCGGGCGCCGAAGCGCTGATCCGCCTGAATCATCCGCAGCTTGGCGCGCTGGCGCCGCTCGAGTTCGTGCCGATTGCCGAGCGCTCGGGCCAGATCGTACAGATCGGCTACTGGGTCATGCGTGAAACCTGCCGGCAGATTCGCCGCTGGGTCGCGCAAGGCCTGCCGTCGATGAAAGTGGCGATCAATCTGTCGCCGCGCCAGTTGTCGCAACCGAGCCTCGTCCCAACGATGCTCGAGATCGTCAAGGAGGAAGGCGTGCAATGCGAACAGATCATGTTCGAAATCACCGAATCCGTCGCGATGCAGGACGCGCCTAAAACCATCGAAATGATCCGCGAGTTTCAGGCAAGCGGCTTTGAAATCGCCATCGACGATTTCGGCACCGGCTATTCCAGCCTCGCTTACCTGCAGCGCTTTCGCGTCAAGCAACTGAAAATCGACCGCTTCTTCACCAACGGCCTCGACGAGCACGGACCGGAAGGCAGCGCGATCGTCTCCGCGATCATTGCGCTCGCGCACTCGCTGGAGATGGACGTCGTGGCCGAAGGCGTCGAGACCGAATCGCAGCTCGACAAGCTCAAGTCCATGATGTGCGACGAGATGCAAGGCTTCCTGCTAGGCAAGCCGCTTAGCGCCGACGATTTCGGTGAACTGCTCCGTGAGAGGATGATGACGGCATGAGCATCCGGATCCGCTCGAAACGCGCAGGGGCGCGCCACGAAGGTGTCCGTCGCCGTGTCCCTCGCTGCGCGACCCCGTTTTACCGATAAGCAGGAACAGACAGATTGGCGGCTGGAGATTTCATGAAAATTGACGTAGCGACGTTCCAAACGGTATGGCTGATCCTGTTTCTGTGCAGCGCCCTCATCACGACGGCGCTTTCGCGCATGTTCGCGCAGGTCGGCGCCTTCCGCTTCTGGGCCATCGGCTTTTATCTGCTTGCCACCGCCACGGCATCGTTCGCGTTGCACAAGATCTGGCCCAGCGACCTGCTGCTACTGGCCACCGCGACGCTGGCGTTGCTAAGCCGCATTCTGATCTGGTCGGGCACGCGCGACCTGTTCGGCGCAGCGCCGCGGTGGCGCAGCGGCGTTGCCGTCACTGCCGTGTTTGCCGTGCTGCATGGGAGCATGCTGGCATTGAACGCGCCGCTGGGCGTCCGTGCGCTCCTACTGGCGCTGTTTTTCCTGCCGTGCCGCGCGGCGACGCTGTATGAAGTGTGCCGCCGGCGCCGTCCGCATCTCGGGCCGGCACGTGTGCTGGTGGTCGTGGGCAGCATCATCGCGATGCTCAATGTCATCGTGCCGCTCCTGCTCGTCCTGCTGAATCGGGCCAATATGACGCTGCTCTACGGCAATCCTCGCACCACCTCGGCGCTTTACGCAGTGGTGTTTGCAGGTGATCTGCTGTTGACCGTCGGCTTGATCGTGCTGGCCTTGCGCCAGCTGGTCACCGAACGCGACATGCTCGCCACGCTCGACCGCGGCGCGCTGGAACATCTCGCCGGAGCACGGCAAATGCGGGCACTGCGCGATTCGCGGCTGCCGCGCGGCGACGTGCTCGGTCACGACACGTCCACGCAACGCCAGTCGCTGCCGGGAGCGATTTGACGCGGCGCGCGGGCCGCTTGAGAACCCCTGTTGGCGGCTCGTTGTCCCGTTCATTACTTTAGCCGCCGGTCAGGCGCTCGTTAAGCGCTAATTGGTCGCTCATTAATCGCGCATTAGTCGCGCATTAGTCGCGCATTAGCCGATTAGCCGGCCTTGCGTTCCTCCCGTGCGCTATCGGCCACCTCGACGAGCATCGGCGTCACCGTCTGCGCGGCTTCACGCCTCGCCAGCTTGCCGTCCACCGAGGCGCCGCAATCCATCCGCAACTGCTGGTAGTAGATGCTGCCGGTCACGTGCGCGCCGCTTTGCAACTCGACAAAGTGATCGGCGATCACGTCGCCGACGATCCGGCCGTTGACCACCACGTCATAGCCATGCACGTTACCCTCGATCGAGCCGCGCTCGCTCAATACCAGCAGCGTCTGCGCACCCGGCTCGCCGCTGACGTTGCCCGTCACGTGGCCGTCCATGCGCAGGCCGTCGCTAAACAGGAGATCGCCCGTGATCCGCACGTCATGGGCGATGAGTGTGGCGAGCTTCGTCTGCTGGATGCCCGCGTGCTTTTTCTTGCTGAACATAAATACCTCGTGAGAATGAAAATGTTCGTCGCGCGATGTCTTCCGGGCGACGATCCGGGGTGCTGTTGCCTGGTTGTTCCTGCCGGGTTGCCTGGTTACCGGGTTGCGCGGTTGTTGTGCCGCATGCGCGGCAGTCAGCGGCGCGGCTCCGGCGGCTTCGCTTTGCTCTGCCCGCGCAGAAACTGCAGTTCGGCATTCAATCTCGCGACGTCGGCGGCGGCGCCATCCGCGGTTTTCTGCACCGCGGCACGCGCCACCGATTCCTGCGCCAACGCAAGCCGCGCGCGGGCTAGCTCCCTCTGTTCGCTGCCTTCATCCGCGGGTGCCGCAGTGCATTGAAGCTCCGATGTGCCGGCGCGCTGCGCGTGCCACGCCACAACGGCCGCCGCGCCGCCAGCCGCGCTGAGTGCGCACACCAGAACCCACAGGGCCGCGCGAAAACCCGGCGAGCGTGCGGGCTGCAACGTGTAGGCGCGCTGCGTCAGACGGCCCGCATCGCGGGAGAAACGTCGGTCAACCATGGGGCGGGGGCGCGAATAGCGCAAGGTAAGCGGCCGGGTTGACCGGCGCGCCGTTGACCAGTACTTCGAAATGCAGATGCGGCCCGGTGGAGCGGCCGGTGGAACCGACGTCGGCGACATACTGGCGCGGCAGCACCAGATCGCCGACATGCGCAACGACGCGGGACGCGTGGCCGTAACGGGTCACGAGCCCGTTGCCGTGATCGATCTCGACGCAGTTGCCATAGCCCGATTTCTCACCGGCGAAGATCACCCGGCCGCCTGCTGCCGCCAGAATCGGCGTACCGGTTCTAGCGACCAGGTCGATGCCCGGATGAAAACTCAAACGATGGGTGAACGGATCGGTGCGGTTGCCAAACGGTGAGCCGAAGCGCGCGCCGTCGGCGGGCATGCGGCCGGGGAAGGCGGCGTAGGCGATCGCGTGGTCGGCGGTTTGCTGCTCGAGCGCGGACAGCGTCGCCGCGATGCAATCCAGTTGTTGCCGGGTGTGCGCGGCATCGGCATGACCGGCCGCTTGCGGCATGACATCCGTACACCGGCGCGGCGGTAAAGACGGGCCGCCTTCGCCGTCGGTTGCGGACAGGTCGGGTTCGGAGGCGGCGCCCGGCGTAACTGAGGTAGCCGGGATGGCCGGAGTGGCTGAAGTAGCGGGTGCGCGCGGCGCCGGCCGCGGTGTATTCAGACGTGTTTCGAAATCGCGCAACGCGTCGACCTGCATCGTCAGGCGCGCGATGCGCGGTTCGATCTGCGCCACGGATGCGTTCAGCTTGCCGAGTTGATCAATCGCATAGTCGTGCTCGACACGGTTCGCCACTTGCTCGCCGGCGGCGTCGTGTGCCGGCCAATGCATGCCGATCGCGATGCCTGCGGCGAGCGCCAGCGCCGCCGCGCCGAACGCAGTGGCAACCACGATGGTCAGCACGGTGCGGCGCGTCACGAAACTGACCGGGCCGCTGGAAAACCTGCGGCCAGCGCCAAACATGGAGGACATCAGCAGCTCCCGGCACGCGCCATGAGGCGCGCGCAAGGCAGCGTACGGGCGATACGAGACACGCTCAACACGCATGGTGTGTTGAGCGCGCCACGCGTGTTGAACTGGCAAAAACAGGAAAGGAAATCGGCGAACAGGACTGACTGCATGCGGCATCAACCGGACAACCTACCGGTTGCGATAATGGACAAAGGGGGACGATTATCGCCTGGCATCACGAACCATCATCTCAAATACGGAGAGCAGCTGACGAGTCCGCACTCACACTCACCGCGCCGCCAGACGCGGCTCGCTCCGATCAAACCCGTCCAGGTCACGAAGCCGTGCAACCAGCGCATCGCTGGCACGCGTCATCGGCATGCGCAACCCGTCGCGTATCAGGCCTTGCGCTGCAAGCAGGGCCTTCACCGGCGCCGGGTTCGGTTCGGCAAACAGCGCCTGGATCAATGGCGCGAGCTCATGAAAGATACGCCGCCCTTCGTCGAGGCGGCCCGCCGATAACGCACGATACAGCGCGACGAACCGCTCCGGTCGCAGATGCGCGGAGGCCGCGATCGCCCCGCTCCCACCCAGGCACAGGGTGTTGAACAGATTGATGTCCTCGCCGGTCAGCACCTGCAGGCGGCCATCGCGAATCAGTGCGAGCGTGGTCTCGAGCGAACCGGCGCAATCCTTCACCGCCTGAATTCGCGGATGCGCAGCCAGCGTCAGGAGCGTGTCGAGTTCGAGCCGAACACCGGTTCGATAGGGAATGTCGTACAGCACGACAGGCTTCTCGCTCGCATCGGCAAGCGCCAGGAAATGCCCGACGATGCCCGCCTGCGAAGGCCGGATGTAGTACGGCGCGGCCATCAGCACGCCGGCGATCGGCAGTGCGTTCAGTTGCCCGATGCGCGCCTGCATGCTCGCCGTGTGATTGCCCGACACGCCGACCAGCACGGGCAGGGCCTGCGTACCCGCGCGTTGGGCGGCGGCCTGCGCCTCATCGAGAATCGTCGCCAGCACGGCGTCCTGCTCGGCGTCGTCGAGCGCGGCTGGCTCGCCAGTCGTGCCGAGTGCGACCAGCCCGGCAATGCCCGCGTCGGCATAGCGGCGCACCAGCGCGCGCAGCGCGGCGTGATCTACCTCGCCGTCGGCGAATGGCGTGATGAGCGGAACCCAGATACCCGAAAAAATAGACATGTTTTTACCTCGATGACGACCGTATCGATTCCGATCAGCGGTGCGAGGGAGGAAAAACAGGAAATGCCGCAGGGGGCGTTGACCGGCTGTTCCGTCGCAACATCTGACGGAACAGCGGCTCCGGTCAGATGAGCGGCTGTTTTTTGGCTTTGGCGTTGACGTTCGCGAGATTCACGCGTGCGACCACGACGCTCGCAAAAGCGAGACGTGCGGTGGTTGACGGGCGGAGTCGGAACGTTTGGCCGGAATGCATGACACGCAGTTTAACCGCGTCCGGCGCGAGTTGGCAAAGCGGGCCGGCCAAACTCGCAAAATTGCTTGACTTCTGCGACAGGGAAACTAATATACGCACCGCGTACATAGACGATACGCAGCCCTTTCCCGACAGGTGCCCGCATGAGCGTCCCACAACAAGCCTTCCTACGCGACGCGATGCGTCGCATGAACATGACCCGCGAAACGTTCGCGAGCCGTATCGGCGTGTCACGCCGCGCACTCGACACCTGGCTGCTGCCGGACGATTCGCAGGAATCGCGCGCCATGCCGGAGATCGTGGAGCGTTTCGTGTCGGAAATCGTGGTGCATGGCGAGCCGGGCGAAAAGCATACGCAAAGCGTAGACTCGCAGTCGCTTGCCAGCCAGATGCTGTTCGAGGGCAAACCGCAACTGCTGTCCGTCGATCAGTTCTCGCGCGACTCGGTCGAAGCACTGTTTCGCGTCGCCGACATCATGCAGCCGATCGCGCGGCGCCGGAAAATCTCCCGCGTGCTCGAAGGCGCGGTGCTCGGCAATCTGTTTTTCGAGGCCAGCACCCGGACCCGCGTGAGCTTCGGCGCGGCGTTCTGCCGGCTCGGCGGCTCGGTGTGCGACACCACCGGCTTCACGTTTTCGTCGATGGCCAAGGGCGAGTCGATTTACGACACCAGCCGCGTGATGAGCGGCTATGTGGATGCGCTGGTAATCCGTCATCCGGAGCAAGGCTCGGTGGCCGAATTCGCGCGCGCCACCAACGTGCCGGTGATCAACGGCGGCGACGGCCCGGGCGAGCACCCGAGCCAGGCGCTGCTCGACCTGTACACGATCCAGCGCGAGTTCTCGCGGCTCGGCAAGATTGTCGACGGCGCGCATATCGCGCTGGTCGGCGACCTGAAATACGGCCGCACGGTGCATTCGCTGGTCAAGCTGCTGGCGCTCTATCGCGGCATCAAGTTCACGCTGATCTCGCCGCCCATGCTCGAAATGCCGAGCTACATCATCGAGCAGATTTCACGCAACGATCATGTGATCGAGCAAACTCACGATCTGACCGCCGGCCTGCGCGGCGCCGACGTGGTGTACGCCACGCGTATTCAGAAAGAGCGCTTCACCGACGAATCGTTCGAAGGCTACACACCGGATTTCCAGATCAATCAGGCGCTGATGGACAGCGTATGCGGTGCCGACACGTTGATCATGCACCCGCTGCCGCGCGACAGCCGGCCGGGCGCGAACGATCTGAGCGTCGACCTGAATCACGATCCGCGGCTGGCGATTTTCCGGCAGACCGATAACGGTATTCCGGTGCGGATGGCGATTTTCGCGGTGCTGCTGGGCGTCGAAAAGCTGGTCCAGCATTCGATGCGCGACGCCGCATGGCGACCGCCCGCTTATCTCGGTCCGGACGACGCGGTGTTTCATGGCATCGATTGATCGCCCGACGATCGACTGAGACCCGCCTATGCAAAGCGGCCTTGCTGTGAACCGGCAAGGCCGCTTTTTTTACGCTGCCGCAAACAGGTCCGATCAGGCCCGAGCGGGTCGTTACATGCTCAACCCCACGCGTGCTGCGAGTTGCCGTCCACCACCGTGCATTGCAGGCCTGACATACGGCCGGCCGCGTCGATTGCCGCCTCCAGTTCAGCAAACGGATACGACTTCAACTCGACCGCATCGAGTGCGATCTGCCCCGACGCCACCATCGAAATCAACGCGAGATAGTCAGCGCGCGTGTACATGAAGTGGCCGATCAACTCCCAGTTGTTCTGCAACATCTCCCGGTACGTAATCGGCAAATCCACTTGCATGCTGCCCATCAGCACGAGCCGGCCGCCGCGGCGCAGGCTGCGCAATGTGGCGAGGGTCGCGTTCGCATCGGTCGCGTGACCGACCATGTCGAACCCGAGGTCCACACCGCCACCGCTCGCGGCACGAATCGCCGCCGTGTCTTGCACGACGTCGCCGGTCAGTACGACAGGCACCACACGCCCACGGCCTTGCTCGACCAGCGCTTGCAGCGGTTCCAGCCGCCGGCCCAACGCGACGACCTTGCTCGCACCGAGTGCCAGCGCCGCGATCACGGCCGCCGAGCCGAAGTAACCGCTCGCGCCGTTGACCGCCACCGTCTCGCCCGCCGACAGACGGCCGCGCCGGAGCCCGCCAAACGGCACCGCGAATTTGCCCAGCACCGCCAGACGGGCGGCGTCGACCTCATCCAGACCATCCAGCGCGATGACGGTCGAGGCCGGAAATTCGGCCAGTTCACGCAACGTGCCGTGCGGAAAGTCAGCCATCAACGCGCCGCTGTCGGCGCTGATGGCGGTGAGCCCCAGTAGCACCTGTGCGGGTTCGCGCACCGTTTCATCGGCAATCAGGTACGGATTCACGGCGACCCGTTGGCCCGCGCGGAATGCCACCATGCCCTCGCCGACCGCGACGATCCGGCCGACACCATTGGTACCGGGTGAAAACGGTCCCGGCGGACACGCATAGCCCAATTTCCCTTCGACATAGTCACGCGTGTAACTCAACAGCGGCACCGCCTCCATCCGCACCAGCACGGCATTTCGGCGCGGCTGCGATTGCGGCACTTCACGCAAGGCCAGCGCCTTGCCGGGTTCATCGAGCATCCAGGCTTTCATCTTGGTTGTCCCTCAGTTCGTTTCGGTGCTTGAACTGTAGAAGCGCGGTACGTATTCTTGAAATCAATTACTCATATGCGACCTATCAACATGATTGATCTCCGTGGCATCGATCTGAACCTGCTGGTTTCGCTCGACGCGCTGCTTGCCGAGTCGAACGTCACGCGGGCGGCGGAGCGGCTGCATCTGACCCAACCGGCGGTCTCCACGCAGCTTGCGCGCTTGCGGCAGATCTTTGGCGATCCGCTGCTGCTGCCCGCCGAAACCGGCCGTGGCATGACGCGCACGGCCCGGGCGCTGGAGTTGATGACGCCGCTGCATGCCGCGCTGAAAAATCTCGAAGCCGTGGTGCGCCACCAGTCGGCCTTCGATCCACTAAGCGACACGCGGCGCTTCGCGATCGCCGCGCACGACAACGCCACCGCGGTACTCGGCATGCGCCTGATGGAGCGCTTGCCCGCCCTCGCGGGGCCTCGCGTGCGCGTGGCGTTCGTGATGGGCGATCAGCCCATCACCGCGTCGCGGCTCGAGAACGGTGAGATCGACCTGCTGCTCGGTTCCGACCGGATGATTCCGCCGTCGATGAAAGCCCGCAAGCTCTACGACGAGCATTTCGTATTCGTGCAGCGCAAGGGGCACCCGCGCGGCACGGCCCCGCTCGATCTCGACACTTACTGCACGCTCGATCACGTGCTGGTGTCCACTAGCGGCGGCAGCTTTCACGGTTTCATGGACGAGCATCTTGACGAACTCGGCCGCGAGCGGCACGTCGCGCTGTCGGTTCAGCACTTCACGCTGGTGCCGGAACTGCTGTCAAAAACCGACTATGTGTCGACGCTGCCGTCGCGCTTCGCGGCACGCTACGCCGATCGGCTCGATACCTTTGCGCTGCCGTTCGACGCACGCGGCTTCACGTTGTATGCGGCGTGGCATCCACGCAACCAGGCCGATCCGGCGCTCGTGTGGCTGCGCGAAACGCTAGCTGAACTCGCCGCGCAGTAGAACGCCGGGTGGGTACGCCGCCCCTTTTGGCCAGAAAGGGTCAATCGCACGCTACTCGTACCGATCGTGCAACAGAAACAAATTCACCTCTGTGCAGTCGCCAAATTCTCGCATTCCCCCTCCATTTCTACCGATTGGCCCGCTAATTCCATCTGTCGGCCCACGCATTCCGCCCCGCACCCCGAGATTTTATGTTGAGAACGCTTCTCAATTACAGACATATTGCATAGAATGCACGCCGAAAACACTTTGTAATAAACATGACATGTCCGGGTAAGGAACAGCTTGTCTACCCGGCCACCTGCACTCAACAACGGGGATAAAAATGAAGTTGCGGTCCGACGAACCGAAGCTCGGCAAAATCAGCACGACGCTGTGCGGCATGCTGGCGGCAGGTCCTGCCCTCGCACAAGGCACGCCCGGCACCACGCCGCCGGACACGGAAAACCAGTTCGCGCCGATTGCCGTGCAAGGTCAACTGGATGACGGCTTCAAGACCGATCACTCGGCGTCGGTCAAATTCACGGCACCGCTGGTCGATACGCCGAAGTCGGTCACCGTGATTCCGCAGGAGTTGATCAGGAGCACGGGCGCCTCGACCTTGACCGAAGCGTTGCGCACGGTGCCGGGCATCACCTTCGGCGCAGGCGAAGGCGGCAACCCGCTCGGCGACCGGCCCTTCATTCGCGGCTACGACGCTCAGGGCAGCACCTTCGTCGACGGCATGCGCGACATCGGCGCGACCACCCGTGAAGTGTTCAACATCGAAAGCGTTGAAGTGACCAAGGGTTCGGATGGCGCCTACGGCGGCCGCGGCGGCGCGGGCGGCAGCATCAACCTGATCACCAAGACCCCGCATCTGGGCAATTCCGCCGACGGCAGCGTCGGCCTCGGCACTGATCGCTACCGCCGCTTCACCGCGGACGGCAACTGGCAGATGGCCGATCATGCCGCGTTCCGCCTGAACGTGATGAGCCACAACAACGACGTGGCCGGCCGCGATGCGGTCAATAACGGACGCTGGGGCATCGCGCCGTCGTTCACCTACGGTCTCGGCACGCCTACCCGCGTCACGGCGAGTTACTACCATCTCTCGACCGACGACCTGCCCGACAGCGGTATTCCGTACTTCTACACAACCACCAACAAACCGGCCAGCGTCGACACGATCTATCCGGCCAATGTAGACCGCCATAACTTTTATGGCCTGATCGACCGCGATTTCCGCAAGACGACTTCGGACGTCGGCACGGTGCGCATCGAACACGACATCAACAGCAACCTCACGATCCGCAACACCACGCGTTATACGAAGTCCACCCAGGACTACATCTGGACGCAGCCGGACGACAGCCAGGGCAACGTCGTCAACGGCATGGTGTGGCGCCGCGCGAACACGCGTGCCAGCGACGTCTACAGCCTCGCGAACCAGACCGAACTGTTCGGCGAGTTCAGGACCGGCTTCCTGAAGCACAGCTTCACTACCGGCCTCGAACTGTCGCGTGAAACCAGCGTGAATGATTCGTACACCGTGGCCGCCGCCACCGGCGCGATCTGCAGGACCAACGGTATCGGCGCGGCGTCGGGCTACAACTGCACGAGCCTGTGGTCGCCGAATCCTAACGACCCGTGGGCCGGTTCGGTCAAGCAGACCAACGATCCGAGCGAGCAGCGCACCGTCACCAAATCGCTGTACGCGTTCGATACGATCGAACTCACGAAACGCTGGCAGGCCAACGTCGGCTTGCGGGTCGACGACTACTCGACCGATTTCCGCAATACAGTAGCCAACGGCGGCAAGCGCACCTCGCGCGACGACACGCTGTTCAACTACCAGTTCGGCCTCGTCTTCAAACCGGCGTCCAACGGCAGCATCTATGCGTCGATTGCAACCTCGTCGACGCCGGCCGGCGCCCTGCTCGGCCAGGGCAGCGAGACGCAGTCGCTGACGCCGGGCCGTGGCGGTGTCGGTGCGAACGCGGATCAACTCGCCCCGGAAAAGAACCGCAGCATCGAACTCGGCACCAAGTGGAATATGCTGAACAACCAGCTCTCGCTGACCGGCGCGCTGTTCCAGATCGATACGACCAACGCCCGCGTCACGCTGCCGAACAACGAATACGCGATGGTCGGCAACAAGCGCGTGCAAGGCTTCGAATTCGGCGTAGCGGGTAAGCTGACCAGCAAGTGGCAGGTGTTCGGCGGCTACACATACATGAAGAGCCAGTTGCGCGACAACGGCAAGACCGCGTCGGATAACGGCCATCAGTTCCCGAATA containing:
- a CDS encoding LysR family transcriptional regulator; translated protein: MIDLRGIDLNLLVSLDALLAESNVTRAAERLHLTQPAVSTQLARLRQIFGDPLLLPAETGRGMTRTARALELMTPLHAALKNLEAVVRHQSAFDPLSDTRRFAIAAHDNATAVLGMRLMERLPALAGPRVRVAFVMGDQPITASRLENGEIDLLLGSDRMIPPSMKARKLYDEHFVFVQRKGHPRGTAPLDLDTYCTLDHVLVSTSGGSFHGFMDEHLDELGRERHVALSVQHFTLVPELLSKTDYVSTLPSRFAARYADRLDTFALPFDARGFTLYAAWHPRNQADPALVWLRETLAELAAQ
- a CDS encoding zinc-binding dehydrogenase → MKAWMLDEPGKALALREVPQSQPRRNAVLVRMEAVPLLSYTRDYVEGKLGYACPPGPFSPGTNGVGRIVAVGEGMVAFRAGQRVAVNPYLIADETVREPAQVLLGLTAISADSGALMADFPHGTLRELAEFPASTVIALDGLDEVDAARLAVLGKFAVPFGGLRRGRLSAGETVAVNGASGYFGSAAVIAALALGASKVVALGRRLEPLQALVEQGRGRVVPVVLTGDVVQDTAAIRAASGGGVDLGFDMVGHATDANATLATLRSLRRGGRLVLMGSMQVDLPITYREMLQNNWELIGHFMYTRADYLALISMVASGQIALDAVELKSYPFAELEAAIDAAGRMSGLQCTVVDGNSQHAWG
- a CDS encoding TonB-dependent receptor, which produces MKLRSDEPKLGKISTTLCGMLAAGPALAQGTPGTTPPDTENQFAPIAVQGQLDDGFKTDHSASVKFTAPLVDTPKSVTVIPQELIRSTGASTLTEALRTVPGITFGAGEGGNPLGDRPFIRGYDAQGSTFVDGMRDIGATTREVFNIESVEVTKGSDGAYGGRGGAGGSINLITKTPHLGNSADGSVGLGTDRYRRFTADGNWQMADHAAFRLNVMSHNNDVAGRDAVNNGRWGIAPSFTYGLGTPTRVTASYYHLSTDDLPDSGIPYFYTTTNKPASVDTIYPANVDRHNFYGLIDRDFRKTTSDVGTVRIEHDINSNLTIRNTTRYTKSTQDYIWTQPDDSQGNVVNGMVWRRANTRASDVYSLANQTELFGEFRTGFLKHSFTTGLELSRETSVNDSYTVAAATGAICRTNGIGAASGYNCTSLWSPNPNDPWAGSVKQTNDPSEQRTVTKSLYAFDTIELTKRWQANVGLRVDDYSTDFRNTVANGGKRTSRDDTLFNYQFGLVFKPASNGSIYASIATSSTPAGALLGQGSETQSLTPGRGGVGANADQLAPEKNRSIELGTKWNMLNNQLSLTGALFQIDTTNARVTLPNNEYAMVGNKRVQGFEFGVAGKLTSKWQVFGGYTYMKSQLRDNGKTASDNGHQFPNTPKNSISLWTNYDVLPKFTIGGGAFYMSQVYGDTANLRAVPSYWRFDGMATYRINKKVDLQLNVQNIFNRTYYDQAYPAHYASIAAGRSAFLTLNAHY